The Megasphaera stantonii genome includes a window with the following:
- a CDS encoding ArnT family glycosyltransferase, giving the protein MECLHRSEERLLNAAPAVAPNLLQRLLDDIGYVPILLAAAVLVCFTGNALIKITDPVESNYALTAMEMLQAGDYVSPRIFGNYWYDKPVLFYWELMAAFSLFGTTEFAARFFSSVFGLIGVVMAYGFASRLYDKKTGFVAALVLVTSLEYFYLSHAVITDMTLFVFFSATLMLFYLAYSEGRPRLYYGAYACAALAVLTKGPVGLVLPGLIIVLFLLWRRDFKSVFLHIKLGSGLLLFFVIAGLWYVPMYMMHGGDFISQFIGVHNVLRATVSEHPKDNVWYYYTVVFLLGFFPWVFTLPLAAKKYKPVHKLRACLRTGGLAGLRRMADSLSMKEQFLVTWAVVVFVFYQCMATKYMTYTFPYMIPVAIAFAAYLRHHERLVAVLTTVGVAFYLIVTLFVAVPLCREASAYDAAQAVQRMADGRTCVAVYGGRYPVSLAYYSGYDAKRLKWADEIEDSLPGGINWNAKNIMPFMAIEDLAQHDHVVLLVHENEDANFHKAGIPGDWVGVKKAGRWLIYENQ; this is encoded by the coding sequence ATGGAATGCTTACATCGCAGTGAAGAACGCTTGCTGAACGCTGCGCCGGCTGTTGCGCCGAACCTGCTGCAGCGGCTGCTGGACGACATAGGATATGTTCCGATCCTGCTGGCTGCGGCCGTCCTCGTCTGCTTTACAGGCAACGCCCTGATCAAAATTACCGACCCTGTCGAATCGAACTATGCCCTGACGGCGATGGAAATGCTGCAGGCAGGCGATTACGTTTCGCCGCGCATTTTCGGCAATTACTGGTACGACAAGCCCGTCTTGTTTTACTGGGAGCTCATGGCCGCTTTTTCCTTGTTCGGCACGACGGAATTTGCCGCCCGCTTTTTCTCGTCAGTCTTCGGTCTCATCGGCGTCGTCATGGCCTATGGCTTCGCGTCGCGCCTGTACGACAAAAAGACGGGCTTCGTCGCGGCTTTGGTCCTCGTGACATCGCTGGAATACTTTTACCTTTCCCACGCCGTCATTACGGATATGACCTTGTTCGTCTTCTTTTCGGCGACGCTCATGCTGTTTTATCTCGCCTACAGTGAAGGGCGGCCGCGCCTGTATTATGGAGCCTATGCCTGCGCCGCTCTGGCCGTCCTGACGAAAGGGCCTGTAGGCCTCGTTCTGCCGGGGCTGATTATCGTCCTGTTTTTACTGTGGCGGAGAGATTTCAAATCTGTTTTCCTGCACATCAAGCTGGGATCGGGGCTGCTGCTGTTCTTCGTCATCGCCGGCCTGTGGTACGTACCCATGTACATGATGCACGGCGGCGATTTCATCAGCCAGTTCATCGGCGTCCACAACGTCCTGCGGGCTACCGTGTCGGAACATCCCAAGGACAACGTGTGGTATTACTATACGGTAGTGTTCCTGTTAGGCTTCTTTCCCTGGGTATTTACGCTGCCTTTGGCCGCAAAGAAATATAAACCAGTTCACAAGCTGAGAGCTTGTTTGAGAACGGGAGGCCTTGCCGGCCTGCGCCGTATGGCAGATTCCCTGTCCATGAAGGAACAATTCCTCGTGACCTGGGCCGTCGTCGTCTTCGTGTTTTACCAGTGCATGGCTACGAAATACATGACCTATACGTTCCCGTACATGATTCCCGTTGCCATCGCCTTTGCTGCGTACCTGCGCCATCATGAGCGCCTCGTCGCCGTCCTGACGACGGTTGGCGTCGCCTTCTACCTGATCGTGACCCTCTTCGTCGCCGTACCCCTGTGCCGGGAGGCGTCGGCTTATGATGCTGCCCAGGCCGTACAGCGCATGGCCGACGGCCGTACCTGCGTCGCCGTCTACGGCGGGCGCTATCCCGTATCGCTGGCCTATTATTCCGGCTATGACGCCAAGCGGCTGAAATGGGCCGATGAAATAGAAGACTCCCTGCCCGGCGGCATCAACTGGAACGCCAAGAACATCATGCCCTTCATGGCAATCGAAGACTTGGCGCAGCACGACCACGTAGTGCTTCTGGTCCATGAAAACGAAGACGCCAACTTCCACAAAGCCGGCATTCCCGGCGACTGGGTCGGTGTGAAAAAGGCCGGCCGCTGGCTCATCTATGAAAACCAAT